The Odocoileus virginianus isolate 20LAN1187 ecotype Illinois chromosome 27, Ovbor_1.2, whole genome shotgun sequence genome has a window encoding:
- the MDGA1 gene encoding MAM domain-containing glycosylphosphatidylinositol anchor protein 1: MEVTCLLLLALIPFHCRGQGVYAPAQAQIVHAGQACVVKEDNISERVYTIREGDTLVLQCLVTGHPRPQVRWTKTAGSASDKFQETSVFNETLRIERIARTQGGRYYCKAENGVGVPAIKSIRVDVQYLDEPVLTVHQTVSDVRGNFYQEKTVFLRCTVNSNPPARFIWKRGSDTLSHSQDNGVDIYEPLYTQGETKVLKLKNLRPQDYASYTCQVSVRNVCGIPDKAVTFQLTNTTAPPALKLSVNETLVVNPGENVTVQCLLTGGDPLPQLQWSHGPGPLPLGALAQGGTLSIPSVQARDSGYYNCTATNNVGNPAKKTVNLLVRSMKNATFQITPDVIKESENIQLGQDLKLSCHVDAVPQEKVTYQWFKNGKPARMSKRLLVTRNDPELPAVTSSLELIDLHFSDYGTYLCVASFPGAPVPDLSVEVNISSETVPPTISVPKGRAVVTVREGSPAELQCEVRGKPRPPVLWSRVDKEAALLPSGLPLEETSDGKLRLERVSRDMSGTYRCQTARYNGFNVRSREAQVQLNVQFPPEVEPGSQDVRQALGRPVLLRCSLLRGSPQRIASAVWRFKGQLLPPPPAVPVAAEAPDHSELRLDAVTRESSGSYECSVSNDVGSAACLFQVSAKAYSPEFYFDTPNPTRSHKLSKNYSYVLQWTQREPDAVDPVLNYRLSVRQLNQHNALVKAIPVRRVEKGQLLEYILTDLRVPHSYEVRLTPYTTFGAGDMASRIIHYTEPISSPSLSDNTCHFEDEKICGYTQDLTDNFDWTRQNALTQNPKRSPNTGPPTDISGTPEGYYMFIETSRPRELGDRARLVSPLYNASAKFYCVSFFYHMYGKHIGSLNLLVRSRNKGALDTHAWSLSGNKGNVWQQAHVPINPSGPFQIIFEGVRGSGYLGDIAIDDVTLKKGECPRKQMDPNKVVVMPGSAAPRQPLPQLWGPVAAFLLALQR, translated from the exons CTCCAGCCCAGGCTCAGATCGTGCACGCGGGCCAGGCATGTGTGGTGAAAGAGGACAACATCAGTGAGCGCGTCTACACCATCCGGGAGGGGGACACCCTTGTGCTGCAGTGCCTCGTCACTGGGCACCCTCGGCCCCAG GTGCGTTGGACTAAGACAGCTGGGAGCGCTTCGGACAAATTCCAGGAGACGTCGGTGTTCAATGAGACGCTTCGCATCGAGCGCATTGCACGCACGCAGGGTGGCCGCTACTACTGCAAGGCTGAGAACGGTGTGGGCGTACCCGCCATCAAGTCCATCCGGGTGGACGTGCAGT ACCTGGACGAGCCAGTATTGACGGTGCACCAGACGGTGAGCGATGTCCGAGGCAACTTCTACCAGGAGAAGACGGTGTTCCTGCGCTGTACGGTCAACTCCAACCCACCTGCCCGTTTCATCTGGAAGCGGGGCTCCGACACCCTGTCTCACAGCCAGGACAATGGGGTTGACATCTATGAGCCCCTCTACACCCAG GGGGAGACCAAGGTCCTGAAGCTGAAGAATCTGCGGCCCCAGGACTATGCCAGCTACACCTGCCAGGTGTCTGTACGAAACGTGTGCGGCATCCCGGACAAGGCTGTCACCTTCCAGCTCACCAACACCACGG CACCTCCAGCCCTGAAGCTGTCTGTGAACGAAACTCTGGTGGTGAACCCTGGGGAGAATGTGACAGTCCAGTGTCTGCTGACTGGTGGTGATCCCCTCCCCCAACTGCAGTGGTCCCATGGGCCAGGCCCGCTGCCCCTTGGTGCTCTGGCCCAGGGTGGCACCCTCAGCATCCCTTCAGTGCAGGCCCGAGACTCTGGCTACTACAACTGCACAGCTACCAACAATGTGGGCAACCCTGCCAAGAAGACTGTCAACCTCCTGGTCAGAT CCATGAAGAACGCCACATTCCAGATCACCCCAGATGTGATCAAAGAGAGTGAGAACATACAGCTGGGCCAGGATCTGAAGCTGTCATGCCACGTGGATGCCGTGCCCCAGGAGAAGGTGACCTACCAGTGGTTCAAGAACGGCAAGCCAGCACGCATGTCCAAGAGGCTGCTGGTGACTCGCAATGACCCTGAGTTGCCTGCCGTCACCAGCAGCCTAGAGCTCATTGACCTGCACTTCAGTGACTACGGAACCTACCTGTGTGTGGCTTCCTTCCCGGGGGCACCTGTGCCCGACCTGAGTGTCGAGGTCAACATCTCCTCTGAGACAG TGCCGCCCACCATCAGCGTGCCCAAGGGCAGGGCCGTGGTGACTGTGCGCGAGGGCTCACCTGCTGAGCTGCAGTGCGAAGTGCGAGGCAAGCCGCGGCCGCCTGTGCTGTGGTCCCGCGTGGACAAGGAGGCCGCGTTGCTGCCGTCGGGGCTGCCCTTGGAGGAGACCTCGGATGGGAAGCTGCGGCTGGAGCGCGTGAGCCGCGACATGAGTGGGACCTACCGCTGCCAGACCGCTCGCTATAATGGCTTCAACGTGCGCTCGCGCGAGGCCCAGGTGCAGCTGAACGTCCAGT tccCGCCGGAGGTGGAGCCCGGCTCCCAGGACGTGCGCCAGGCGCTGGGCCGGCCGGTGCTCCTGCGCTGCTCGCTGCTTCGAGGCAGCCCCCAGCGCATCGCCTCGGCTGTGTGGCGCTTCAAGGGGCAGCTGCTGCCTCCGCCTCCTGCCGTCCCCGTCGCCGCCGAGGCCCCCGACCACTCCGAGCTACGCCTCGACGCCGTCACCCGCGAGAGCAGTGGCAGCTACGAGTGCAGCGTCTCCAACGACGTGGGCTCGGCCGCCTGCCTGTTCCAGGTCTCGG CCAAAGCCTACAGCCCGGAGTTTTACTTCgacacccccaaccccacccgcAGCCACAAGCTGTCCAAGAACTACTCCTACGTGCTGCAGTGGACCCAGAGGGAGCCTGACGCTGTCGACCCCGTGCTCAACTACAGACTCAGTGTCCGCCAG TTGAATCAGCACAACGCCCTGGTGAAGGCCATCCCAGTGCGGCGTGTGGAGAAGGGGCAGCTGCTGGAGTACATCCTGACCGACCTCCGAGTGCCCCACAGCTACGAGGTCCGCCTCACGCCCTACACCACTTTTGGGGCTGGAGATATGGCCTCCCGCATCATCCACTACACGGAGC CCATCAGCTCTCCCAGTTTGTCAG ACAACACCTGCCACTTTGAAGATGAGAAGATCTGTGGCTACACCCAGGACCTGACAGACAATTTTGACTGGACCCGGCAGAATGCCCTCACCCAGAACCCCAAGCGCTCCCCCAACACTGGTCCCCCCACTGACATAAGTGGCACCCCTGAGG GCTACTACATGTTCATTGAGACATCAAGGCCCCGGGAGCTGGGGGACCGTGCGAGGTTGGTGAGTCCCCTGTACAACGCCAGCGCCAAGTTCTACTGCGTCTCCTTCTTCTATCACATGTACGGAAAGCACATCG GCTCCCTCAACCTCCTGGTGCGGTCCCGGAACAAAGGGGCCCTGGACACGCACGCTTGGTCCCTCAGTGGCAATAAGGGCAACGTGTGGCAGCAGGCGCATGTGCCCATCAACCCGAGCGGGCCCTTCCAG ATTATTTTTGAGGGTGTCCGAGGCTCAGGCTACCTGGGGGATATCGCCATAGATGACGTCACCCTGAAGAAGGGGGAGTGTCCCAGGAAGCAGATGGATCCCAATAAAG TGGTGGTGATGCCGGGCAGTGCAGCCCCCCGCCAGCCCCTCCCGCAGCTCTGGGGGCCTGTGGCCGCCTTCCTCCTGGCGTTGCAGAGATGA